In the genome of Streptomyces collinus, one region contains:
- a CDS encoding ABC-F family ATP-binding cassette domain-containing protein codes for MSTSITVTSLSFTWPDGSPVFEGLDVAFGPGRTGLVGINGSGKSTLLRLIAGELAPADGTVRVAGEVGYLPQNVTLDTTLRVDEALGIAEQRAALHAIEAGDVSEAHFETVGDDWDVEERALATLGELGLGHVELDRTIGEVSGGESVLLRLAALLLRRPDVLLLDEPTNNLDLYARRRLYAAVQSWPGVMVVVSHDRELLDLVDQIADLRSGRVTWYGGNYSDYEEALEIEQEAAERMVRVAEADFRKQKRELTDAQVKLARRKRYGQKMWDSKREPKIVMGARKRAAQESAGKHRIMHEEKLAEAKERLDDAVEAVRDDDEIRVDLPYTAVPPGRTVLTLQDLGLRYGARVKGGLELRGPERVALIGRNGAGKTTLLRTIAGELAPESGEVRAHVPLRFLPQRLDVLDGERTVAENVARFAPGATNNRVRARLARFLFRGARADQKAATLSGGERFRAALAALMLAEPAPQLLMLDEPTNNLDMASVRQLTTALESYEGALIVASHDLPFLESIGITRWLLLEEGELKEITPEAVWFSA; via the coding sequence ATGTCTACCTCCATCACCGTCACATCCCTCTCGTTCACCTGGCCCGACGGCAGCCCCGTCTTCGAGGGCCTGGACGTCGCGTTCGGCCCCGGCCGGACCGGCCTGGTCGGCATCAACGGGTCCGGGAAATCAACCCTGTTGAGGCTCATCGCCGGTGAACTCGCACCGGCCGACGGCACCGTCCGCGTGGCCGGCGAGGTCGGCTACCTCCCGCAGAACGTCACGCTCGACACCACCCTGCGCGTGGACGAGGCCCTCGGCATCGCCGAACAGCGCGCCGCCCTGCACGCCATCGAGGCCGGCGACGTCTCCGAGGCGCACTTCGAGACCGTCGGCGACGACTGGGACGTCGAGGAACGCGCCCTCGCCACCCTCGGCGAACTCGGGCTCGGACACGTCGAGCTGGACCGCACCATCGGCGAGGTGTCGGGCGGCGAGTCGGTGCTGCTGCGCCTGGCCGCCCTGCTGCTGCGCCGCCCCGACGTGCTGCTGCTGGACGAGCCGACCAACAACCTCGACCTGTACGCCCGCAGACGGCTGTACGCGGCCGTCCAGTCCTGGCCGGGCGTGATGGTCGTCGTCAGCCACGACCGTGAACTACTGGACCTCGTCGACCAGATCGCCGATCTGCGCTCCGGCCGGGTCACCTGGTACGGCGGCAACTACTCCGACTACGAGGAGGCCCTGGAGATCGAGCAGGAGGCGGCCGAGCGCATGGTGCGCGTCGCCGAGGCCGACTTCCGCAAACAGAAACGCGAACTGACCGACGCCCAGGTCAAGCTGGCCCGCCGCAAGCGGTACGGGCAGAAGATGTGGGACAGCAAGCGCGAGCCGAAGATCGTCATGGGGGCACGCAAGCGCGCGGCGCAGGAGTCCGCGGGCAAGCACCGCATCATGCACGAGGAGAAGCTCGCCGAGGCCAAGGAGCGGCTGGACGACGCGGTGGAGGCGGTCCGGGACGACGACGAGATCCGCGTCGACCTGCCGTACACGGCCGTGCCGCCGGGGCGTACCGTCCTCACGCTGCAGGATCTCGGGCTCCGCTACGGAGCCCGGGTGAAGGGCGGCCTGGAACTGCGCGGTCCCGAGCGGGTCGCGCTCATCGGGCGCAACGGCGCGGGCAAGACCACACTGCTGCGCACGATCGCCGGGGAGCTCGCCCCGGAGTCGGGCGAGGTGCGGGCGCACGTCCCGCTGCGGTTCCTGCCGCAGCGGCTCGACGTCCTCGACGGCGAGCGGACCGTCGCCGAGAACGTGGCCCGGTTCGCGCCGGGCGCCACCAACAACCGGGTCCGGGCACGGCTGGCGCGCTTCCTGTTCCGGGGCGCCCGCGCCGACCAGAAGGCGGCGACGCTGTCCGGCGGCGAACGCTTCCGGGCGGCGCTGGCCGCGCTGATGCTGGCGGAGCCCGCGCCGCAGCTGCTCATGCTCGACGAGCCGACCAACAACCTCGACATGGCGAGCGTCCGGCAGCTCACCACGGCCCTGGAGTCGTACGAGGGGGCGCTGATCGTGGCCAGTCACGACCTGCCGTTCCTGGAGTCGATCGGCATCACACGATGGCTGTTGCTGGAGGAGGGAGAACTCAAGGAAATCACGCCAGAGGCTGTCTGGTTTTCCGCCTAG
- a CDS encoding GOLPH3/VPS74 family protein gives MPNGPLTLPARLCLLAWDAARPAAGSAAHRPGPVRAGALVELARRGLLTDDDGIVTPADLDTSTGDAVLDGLLELVRESCPHPWRTWVTLRARVTLDAVREQLVAEGYLRAEKRRVLGVFPSVEYALERPAAVEVLREETRQVLRGPLPVAEISERDAALAVLAAAAGLFGESTPGRRVGELAERAGAATPGLRGIVRELTSAVTAGAAVATSS, from the coding sequence GTGCCCAACGGCCCGCTCACGCTGCCGGCCCGGCTCTGCCTGCTGGCCTGGGACGCCGCGCGGCCGGCTGCCGGAAGCGCCGCCCACCGGCCCGGGCCGGTGCGGGCCGGCGCCCTCGTCGAGCTGGCCCGTCGCGGCCTGCTCACCGACGACGACGGCATCGTCACACCGGCCGACCTGGACACGAGCACGGGTGACGCGGTCCTCGACGGACTGCTCGAACTCGTCCGCGAGTCGTGCCCGCACCCCTGGCGGACCTGGGTGACGCTGCGGGCGCGGGTGACCCTCGACGCCGTACGGGAGCAGCTGGTGGCGGAGGGGTATCTGCGGGCCGAGAAGAGACGGGTCCTCGGCGTGTTCCCGTCCGTCGAGTACGCGCTGGAGCGCCCGGCCGCCGTGGAGGTGCTGCGGGAGGAGACCCGGCAGGTCCTGCGCGGGCCGCTGCCGGTCGCGGAGATCTCCGAGCGGGACGCCGCGCTCGCCGTCCTCGCCGCCGCGGCGGGCCTCTTCGGCGAGAGCACTCCCGGCCGGCGCGTCGGGGAACTGGCCGAACGGGCCGGAGCGGCAACGCCCGGGCTGCGCGGGATCGTGCGCGAGCTGACCTCGGCGGTGACGGCCGGGGCCGCGGTGGCGACTTCGTCCTGA
- a CDS encoding isocitrate lyase/PEP mutase family protein gives MTNQSDRASAFHDLHLPGTPLVLPNAWDAVSARIVEDAGAAAVATTSAGLVWALGAPDGERVDRDAAVAAVARMARAVTVPVTADIESGYAEDAEGVAGTVRAVIAAGAVGVNIEDALYGTGTGGPLRDVAEQAERIAAAREAADAAGVPLFVNARIDTFLSGAGGVDLTLARAAAFRAAGADGIFVPGAVDPGTVKELVNGVDGPLNVMAGPGAPPVAELAALGVARISVGSGIAQAAHALVRRAARELLDRGTYGSLTDALAYGEVNALLEQAR, from the coding sequence ATGACGAACCAGAGCGACCGCGCCTCCGCCTTCCATGACCTCCACCTCCCCGGGACCCCGCTGGTCCTGCCCAACGCCTGGGACGCCGTGAGCGCGCGCATCGTCGAGGACGCGGGTGCCGCCGCCGTGGCGACGACCAGCGCCGGGCTCGTCTGGGCGCTGGGCGCGCCGGACGGCGAGCGGGTGGACCGTGATGCGGCGGTCGCCGCCGTCGCCAGGATGGCGCGCGCCGTGACCGTCCCCGTGACCGCGGACATCGAGAGCGGCTACGCCGAGGACGCCGAGGGCGTCGCCGGCACGGTCCGGGCGGTCATCGCCGCCGGAGCGGTGGGCGTGAACATCGAGGACGCGCTGTACGGAACCGGAACCGGCGGCCCGCTGCGGGACGTCGCCGAGCAGGCGGAGCGGATCGCCGCCGCGCGTGAGGCGGCCGACGCCGCGGGAGTGCCGCTGTTCGTCAACGCCCGGATCGACACCTTCCTGAGCGGGGCCGGGGGAGTGGACCTCACCCTGGCGCGGGCCGCCGCCTTCCGCGCCGCGGGCGCCGACGGGATCTTCGTCCCCGGGGCCGTCGACCCGGGAACCGTGAAGGAACTCGTGAACGGTGTCGACGGACCGCTGAACGTCATGGCCGGCCCCGGCGCACCCCCGGTCGCCGAACTGGCCGCCCTGGGCGTCGCCCGCATCAGCGTCGGCTCGGGAATCGCCCAGGCCGCCCACGCCCTGGTCCGCCGGGCCGCCAGGGAGCTGCTGGACCGGGGGACCTACGGGTCGCTGACCGACGCGCTCGCCTACGGTGAGGTCAACGCCCTTCTCGAACAGGCTCGTTAG
- a CDS encoding SsgA family sporulation/cell division regulator, whose product MSIVIEQPVEARLVAAAPRMPSIPATLHYDRRDPFAVRMTFPAPATLEGVEVCWTFSRELLAAGQKSAEGHGDVRVRPYGYDRTVLEFHAPEGTAVVHVRSSEIRRFLEATSELVPVGLEHLQLDLDHGLAELMRDAC is encoded by the coding sequence TTGTCCATCGTCATCGAGCAGCCCGTGGAGGCCCGCCTCGTCGCCGCCGCGCCGCGTATGCCGAGCATTCCCGCGACGCTGCACTACGACCGGCGTGATCCTTTCGCCGTCCGTATGACCTTCCCCGCCCCGGCCACTCTGGAGGGCGTCGAGGTCTGCTGGACCTTCTCCCGCGAGCTGCTCGCCGCGGGCCAGAAGAGCGCCGAGGGGCACGGCGACGTGCGCGTGCGGCCCTACGGCTACGACCGCACCGTGCTGGAGTTCCACGCCCCCGAGGGCACCGCCGTGGTCCACGTCCGCTCCAGCGAGATCCGCCGGTTCCTGGAGGCCACGAGCGAGCTCGTGCCCGTCGGTCTCGAGCACCTCCAGCTGGACCTGGACCACGGTCTCGCCGAGCTGATGCGGGACGCTTGCTGA
- a CDS encoding WD40/YVTN/BNR-like repeat-containing protein, protein MGSTRRTGRTRGRATAMAACAAALAALTAVPAQAHEPERRVPHWELKDTGTPQARFRGLAAVSRTTAWVAGTGGTVLRTTDAGATWRNVSPPGAGELQFRDVEAFDARRAVVLAIGEGEASRIYRTNDGGATWTESFRNTDPQAFYDCLAFFDHRHGLAMSDPVDGRFRILSTGDGGRTWKVLPDEGMPAAQEGEAGFAASGQCLVTSGPKDVWLATGGAARARVLHSADRGRTWTATDTPLPAGDPARGVFALAFRDRTRGLAVGGDYRPDQPSPRAAARTFDGGRTWRPAATPPPAYRSGVAWLPHSRTAALAVGPTGTDLTTDAGRTWRTVGTGSYDTVDCTPDHGCWAAGEKGRVARLEH, encoded by the coding sequence ATGGGGAGCACGCGACGGACGGGACGGACACGGGGCAGGGCGACCGCGATGGCGGCCTGCGCGGCGGCACTGGCAGCCCTGACCGCCGTACCGGCACAGGCGCACGAACCGGAGCGCCGGGTGCCGCACTGGGAACTCAAGGACACCGGCACCCCACAGGCACGGTTCCGGGGCCTCGCCGCAGTCAGCCGGACCACAGCCTGGGTCGCCGGGACCGGCGGCACCGTCCTGCGCACCACCGACGCCGGGGCGACCTGGCGCAACGTCTCCCCGCCCGGCGCGGGGGAGTTGCAGTTCCGGGACGTCGAGGCGTTCGACGCGCGCCGCGCCGTGGTCCTGGCCATCGGCGAGGGCGAGGCGTCCCGGATCTACCGAACAAACGACGGCGGAGCCACCTGGACGGAGTCCTTCCGCAACACCGACCCCCAGGCCTTCTACGACTGCCTCGCCTTCTTCGACCACCGCCACGGCCTCGCGATGAGCGACCCGGTGGACGGCAGGTTCCGCATCCTGTCGACCGGCGACGGAGGCCGTACCTGGAAGGTGCTGCCGGACGAGGGCATGCCGGCCGCGCAGGAGGGCGAGGCGGGTTTCGCGGCGAGCGGCCAGTGCCTGGTGACGTCCGGGCCGAAGGACGTCTGGCTCGCCACCGGCGGGGCAGCACGCGCGCGCGTGCTGCACTCCGCCGACCGGGGACGCACCTGGACGGCCACCGACACGCCCCTCCCGGCGGGCGACCCGGCCCGCGGCGTCTTCGCGCTCGCCTTCCGCGACCGCACCCGGGGCCTCGCCGTCGGCGGCGACTACCGGCCCGACCAGCCCTCGCCGCGCGCCGCCGCGCGCACCTTCGACGGCGGCCGCACCTGGCGCCCGGCGGCCACGCCTCCGCCCGCCTACCGCTCCGGCGTCGCCTGGCTCCCGCACAGCCGCACCGCCGCCCTCGCCGTCGGCCCCACCGGCACCGACCTCACCACGGACGCCGGCCGCACCTGGCGGACCGTCGGCACCGGTTCCTACGACACCGTCGACTGCACCCCGGACCACGGGTGCTGGGCCGCCGGTGAGAAGGGCCGGGTTGCCCGCCTGGAGCACTGA
- a CDS encoding plasmid stabilization protein has protein sequence MPRGSSSKRERQYEHIKESAKDRGESTGRAKEIAARTVNKERARAGESKTASRTSTKDMSSGKRGGQRSGQGSQGPTYDQLYQEAKRKGVEGRSSMNKSQLQRALGK, from the coding sequence ATGCCACGCGGTTCGAGCTCCAAGCGGGAGCGCCAGTACGAACACATCAAGGAAAGCGCGAAGGACCGGGGCGAGAGCACCGGCCGCGCCAAGGAGATCGCCGCGCGGACGGTGAACAAGGAACGCGCCCGCGCAGGGGAGTCGAAGACGGCCAGCCGCACCTCCACGAAGGACATGTCCTCCGGCAAGCGCGGCGGCCAGCGGTCGGGGCAGGGCTCCCAGGGCCCCACCTACGACCAGCTGTACCAGGAGGCCAAGCGCAAGGGCGTCGAGGGCCGTTCCAGCATGAACAAGAGCCAGCTGCAGCGCGCCCTGGGCAAGTGA
- a CDS encoding YciI family protein, which translates to MFVLELAYTAPLEAVDAVLEQHVAWLDEQYRQGVFLASGRKNPRDGGVILAVAGDRARIEEITAQDPFVTAGVCAYRVTEFTATKTAPALEAYRESL; encoded by the coding sequence ATGTTCGTGCTGGAGCTGGCGTACACCGCCCCGCTGGAAGCCGTCGACGCCGTGCTGGAGCAGCATGTGGCCTGGCTCGACGAGCAGTACCGGCAGGGGGTGTTCCTCGCGTCCGGGCGCAAGAACCCCCGCGACGGCGGGGTGATCCTCGCCGTCGCGGGGGATCGCGCGCGGATCGAGGAGATCACCGCACAGGACCCGTTCGTCACCGCGGGCGTGTGCGCCTACCGCGTCACCGAGTTCACGGCGACGAAGACGGCTCCCGCCCTGGAGGCCTACCGGGAGAGCCTCTGA
- a CDS encoding transposase: MADLPPIAAPFVVLGPSGVVVRTRLRDLTPEDEKVLRSVGAHLGSLASKDLKARCMDGLEHSTESWAARKRDLTAQSSSRWAGSITKATHDQWALARRGQAAHVQSLQAGITTIRHRLSLPIGHKGTKRAPGGYRSAHEWFHKTRRLRVLEDRLKQVRADREAGRVHVVRGGKRLLGPRHNLGKGQLTEAEWRERWEAGRWFLKADGESGKRFGNETIRITPEGELSIKLPGPLADLANARHGRYVLAAKVRFPHQGHEWADRVEANRAVAYRIHYDTGRGHWYADASWQIPPTQTIPLKAALADGVIGVDTNAEHLAAWRLDTHGNPIGHPRRFFYDLSGTAQHRDAQVRHALTRLLNWAKTCGAKAIAVEDLDFQAEKTREKHGRKRRFRQLISGMPTGKLRARLTSMADATGIAIIAVDPAYTSKWGAQHWQKPMTGPTRKTTRHDAASIAIGRRAQGHPIRRRTTPPRAHQSDVHGHRTVQADRRSPEREGPRPRIPGPRTRSVPPDAASTRATRTSTTVRDVRSDQARVQDPLLLTE; encoded by the coding sequence ATGGCTGACCTCCCCCCGATCGCCGCGCCGTTCGTCGTTCTCGGCCCGTCCGGTGTGGTGGTACGCACCAGGCTGAGGGACCTCACGCCCGAGGATGAGAAGGTGCTGCGTTCGGTGGGGGCGCACCTGGGCTCGCTCGCTTCGAAGGACCTCAAAGCGCGTTGCATGGACGGCCTGGAGCACTCCACCGAGTCTTGGGCGGCCCGTAAGAGGGACCTGACGGCCCAGTCGTCGTCCAGGTGGGCCGGGTCGATCACGAAGGCCACGCATGACCAGTGGGCGCTCGCCCGGCGGGGCCAGGCCGCACACGTGCAGTCCCTCCAAGCCGGTATCACGACGATCCGGCACCGGCTGTCGCTGCCGATCGGACACAAGGGCACCAAGCGGGCTCCGGGCGGCTACCGCTCGGCGCACGAGTGGTTCCATAAGACGCGACGGCTGCGTGTGCTTGAGGATCGACTCAAGCAGGTTCGGGCCGACCGGGAAGCGGGCCGGGTGCATGTCGTGCGTGGCGGCAAGCGTCTGCTCGGCCCCCGCCACAACCTCGGTAAGGGGCAGCTCACCGAGGCCGAGTGGCGTGAGCGGTGGGAAGCGGGGCGCTGGTTCCTGAAGGCGGACGGCGAGTCGGGTAAAAGGTTCGGCAACGAGACGATCCGCATAACGCCCGAGGGCGAACTGTCGATCAAGCTCCCGGGCCCGCTCGCCGACCTGGCCAACGCCAGGCACGGCCGGTACGTACTGGCTGCGAAGGTGCGCTTCCCTCACCAGGGGCACGAGTGGGCCGACCGTGTGGAGGCCAACCGGGCCGTGGCCTACCGCATCCACTACGACACAGGGCGCGGGCACTGGTATGCGGACGCCTCCTGGCAGATCCCGCCCACCCAGACCATCCCACTCAAAGCCGCCCTCGCCGATGGCGTGATCGGCGTGGACACCAATGCCGAACACCTCGCCGCCTGGCGCCTGGACACTCACGGCAACCCGATCGGCCACCCGCGCCGGTTCTTCTACGACCTGTCCGGCACAGCCCAGCACCGCGACGCCCAGGTACGGCACGCCCTCACACGGCTGCTGAACTGGGCCAAGACCTGCGGCGCCAAGGCCATCGCGGTGGAAGACCTCGACTTTCAGGCCGAGAAAACCAGAGAGAAGCACGGGCGCAAGCGCCGATTCCGGCAACTCATCTCCGGTATGCCGACCGGCAAGCTCCGTGCCCGGCTGACCTCCATGGCCGACGCCACAGGTATCGCGATCATCGCCGTGGACCCGGCCTACACCAGCAAGTGGGGCGCCCAGCACTGGCAAAAGCCGATGACCGGCCCCACCCGTAAGACCACCCGGCACGATGCTGCAAGCATCGCGATCGGACGACGCGCTCAAGGGCACCCGATCCGGCGACGGACGACACCGCCCCGTGCACACCAGAGCGATGTGCACGGGCATCGGACCGTCCAGGCCGACCGGCGTTCCCCTGAGCGTGAGGGACCCCGCCCCCGCATCCCCGGACCACGGACACGATCCGTGCCGCCGGACGCGGCGAGTACGCGGGCGACCAGGACATCCACAACCGTTCGGGATGTCCGCAGTGACCAGGCACGGGTCCAAGACCCACTCCTGCTCACTGAATAG
- a CDS encoding IS607 family transposase — protein sequence MNLTEWAKTQGVHPQTAYRWFREGTLPVPAQRVGPRTILVNIDANTTPEAIGGLGLYARVSSPDHKTDLERQVARLSAWAAKAGHRVARVEAEIASGMHGRRSKARRLLADPNVTCVVVEHKDRLGRMNVELVEAALSATGRRLLVLEDGEIADDLVRDMVEVLTSFCARHYGRRSAKNRALKALQACEHG from the coding sequence GTGAATCTGACGGAATGGGCGAAGACACAAGGCGTGCATCCGCAGACCGCGTATCGCTGGTTCCGTGAGGGGACGTTGCCGGTACCGGCTCAGCGGGTCGGGCCACGCACAATCCTGGTGAACATCGACGCGAACACCACACCCGAGGCCATCGGCGGTCTGGGCCTGTATGCCCGCGTGTCCTCGCCCGATCACAAGACCGATCTGGAACGCCAGGTCGCCCGGCTGTCGGCGTGGGCAGCGAAGGCAGGTCACCGAGTCGCCCGTGTCGAGGCGGAGATCGCTTCCGGGATGCACGGCCGCCGCTCCAAAGCCCGGCGTCTGCTGGCCGACCCGAACGTGACCTGTGTGGTGGTGGAGCACAAGGACCGGCTCGGCCGGATGAACGTCGAGCTCGTCGAGGCCGCCCTGTCCGCGACGGGCCGTCGGCTGCTGGTGCTGGAGGACGGCGAGATCGCAGACGACCTGGTGCGGGACATGGTGGAGGTACTGACCTCGTTCTGCGCCCGACACTACGGGCGCAGGTCGGCGAAGAACCGCGCCCTCAAGGCACTGCAAGCCTGCGAACATGGCTGA
- a CDS encoding endonuclease V, producing the protein MTTVRIPEDWPTTEEQARAVQDELRAGVILGEPGPPPGSGRVTGVDVAYDDERDVVAAAAVVLDASSLEVVAEATAVGRVSFPYVPGLLAFREIPTVLAVLAALPCPPGLVVCDGYGLAHPRRFGLASHLGVLTGLPTIGVAKNPFTFTYDDPDTPRGSSSALLAGSEEVGRALRTRDGVKPVFVSVGHRVTLPNACAHTLALTPAYRLPETTRRADALCRKALREAYSV; encoded by the coding sequence ATGACGACCGTACGCATCCCCGAAGACTGGCCCACGACCGAGGAGCAGGCGCGCGCCGTCCAGGACGAACTGCGCGCAGGCGTGATCCTCGGCGAACCGGGGCCGCCGCCCGGCTCGGGCCGGGTGACCGGGGTCGACGTCGCGTACGACGACGAACGGGACGTCGTCGCCGCGGCGGCGGTCGTGCTGGACGCGTCGAGCCTCGAAGTCGTCGCCGAGGCCACGGCCGTGGGCCGGGTCTCCTTCCCGTACGTGCCCGGACTGCTCGCGTTCCGCGAGATCCCCACCGTCCTCGCCGTCCTCGCCGCCCTGCCGTGCCCGCCCGGCCTGGTCGTCTGCGACGGCTACGGCCTCGCCCACCCGCGCCGCTTCGGCCTCGCCAGCCACCTCGGCGTCCTCACCGGCCTGCCCACGATCGGCGTCGCCAAGAACCCCTTCACCTTCACCTACGACGACCCGGACACCCCGCGCGGCAGCTCCTCCGCGCTGCTCGCCGGCTCCGAGGAGGTCGGCAGGGCCCTGCGCACCAGGGACGGTGTCAAACCGGTCTTCGTCTCCGTCGGCCACCGCGTGACCCTGCCGAACGCCTGCGCCCACACCCTGGCGCTGACCCCCGCCTACCGCCTCCCGGAGACCACGCGCAGGGCGGACGCGTTGTGTCGGAAGGCGCTGCGGGAGGCCTACTCCGTCTGA
- the mmpA gene encoding morphogenic membrane protein MmpA, whose protein sequence is MTTHRAPKPVAGPTQTVERAVTIGLILAVLAGLGWIAGMIYTIAEWPL, encoded by the coding sequence ATGACGACGCACCGTGCCCCCAAGCCAGTTGCCGGCCCGACCCAGACCGTCGAGCGGGCCGTCACCATAGGGCTGATCCTCGCCGTGCTGGCCGGGCTCGGCTGGATCGCCGGGATGATCTACACCATCGCCGAGTGGCCGCTGTAG
- a CDS encoding saccharopine dehydrogenase family protein — protein sequence MSRQSRTDRPYDIVLFGATSFAGVLTAEYLAAHAPEGLRWAIAGRNAGKLERLRERLPADAEVGVLKADVSDPASLRDLAEHARVVATTVGPYVTYGEELVAACADAGTDYLDLCGEPEFVDLMYVRHDARARETGARLVHAAGFDSIPHDLGVYFTVQQLPEDVPLSVEGFVTADAAFSGGTFASALGQFARQREMAAAARDRRRHEPRLVGRRTSAPLGGPRFAREVGAWALPMPTIDPQIVRRSASALDRYGPDFRYRQYAAVRHLPVAVGGVAAVGALVAAAQVPPARRWLSDRLKPGDGPSPEKRAKSWFSVRFVGEGGGKRVYTEVSGGDPGYDETAKMFAESALCLAFDDLPKTAGQVTTAAAMGNALIDRLRAAGIRFRVASAR from the coding sequence ATGAGCAGGCAAAGCAGGACGGACCGTCCGTACGACATCGTGCTCTTCGGAGCGACCAGTTTCGCCGGGGTACTCACCGCGGAGTATCTGGCCGCCCACGCGCCCGAGGGGCTGCGCTGGGCCATCGCGGGCCGCAACGCCGGGAAGCTGGAGCGGCTGCGGGAGCGGCTGCCCGCCGACGCCGAAGTGGGAGTGCTGAAGGCGGACGTCTCCGATCCGGCCTCGCTGCGCGACCTCGCGGAGCACGCGCGCGTGGTGGCCACGACCGTCGGCCCGTACGTGACCTACGGCGAGGAACTCGTCGCCGCCTGCGCGGACGCCGGAACCGACTACCTGGACCTGTGCGGCGAGCCGGAGTTCGTGGACCTGATGTACGTCCGGCACGACGCCCGCGCCCGGGAGACCGGGGCGCGGCTGGTGCACGCCGCCGGGTTCGACTCGATCCCGCACGACCTGGGCGTGTACTTCACCGTGCAGCAGCTGCCGGAGGACGTGCCGCTGAGCGTCGAGGGCTTCGTGACCGCCGACGCGGCGTTCTCGGGCGGGACCTTCGCCTCCGCGCTGGGCCAGTTCGCGCGGCAGCGGGAGATGGCGGCCGCGGCCCGGGACCGGCGGCGGCACGAACCGCGGCTGGTGGGCCGGCGGACGTCGGCCCCGCTGGGCGGTCCCCGGTTCGCCAGGGAGGTCGGCGCGTGGGCGCTGCCGATGCCGACCATCGACCCGCAGATCGTGCGGCGCTCGGCGTCGGCCCTCGACCGGTACGGGCCCGACTTCCGCTACCGGCAGTACGCGGCCGTCCGGCACCTGCCGGTCGCCGTGGGCGGGGTCGCGGCGGTCGGCGCGCTGGTCGCGGCGGCCCAGGTGCCGCCCGCGCGGCGCTGGTTGTCGGACCGGCTGAAGCCCGGGGACGGGCCGAGCCCCGAGAAGCGGGCGAAGAGCTGGTTCTCCGTGCGGTTCGTGGGCGAAGGCGGCGGCAAGCGGGTGTACACGGAGGTCTCGGGCGGCGACCCGGGCTATGACGAGACGGCCAAGATGTTCGCCGAGTCCGCGCTGTGCCTGGCCTTCGACGACCTGCCGAAGACAGCGGGCCAGGTCACCACGGCGGCGGCGATGGGCAACGCGCTGATCGACCGGCTGCGCGCGGCGGGCATCCGGTTCCGCGTCGCCTCGGCCCGCTGA
- a CDS encoding MmcQ/YjbR family DNA-binding protein produces the protein MAVPRNALKKWEKVRAFALGLPDAVEEFPWGESVAKVNKKVFVFLGVQDGGYPLGVTVKLKDETAHAHALACPGAEPAGYGLGKAGWVYVPLEQQGAPAAEVLCDWVEESYRVIAPKRLIVVLDGH, from the coding sequence ATGGCCGTGCCCAGGAATGCCCTGAAGAAGTGGGAGAAAGTGCGCGCGTTCGCACTGGGGCTGCCGGATGCCGTCGAGGAGTTCCCCTGGGGCGAGTCCGTCGCGAAGGTCAACAAGAAGGTGTTCGTCTTCCTCGGCGTCCAGGACGGCGGTTACCCCCTGGGGGTGACGGTGAAGCTCAAGGACGAGACGGCGCATGCCCACGCGCTGGCCTGCCCCGGCGCCGAGCCCGCCGGATACGGCCTGGGCAAGGCGGGGTGGGTGTACGTCCCTCTGGAGCAGCAGGGCGCCCCGGCCGCCGAGGTGCTCTGTGACTGGGTGGAGGAGAGCTACCGGGTGATCGCCCCGAAGCGGCTGATCGTCGTGCTGGACGGGCACTGA